The Caldisericaceae bacterium genome includes the window TTAATCCTTGCTGTTGTTGGATTTGGAGTAACTATCCTTTTAACTACTTCTGCAATTCTTAATAACCCACCTTTCCCACAGAACATTTTATATGGCTTAGCTACTCTTCTTTGGACATCGCCATTCTGGATAATGGGAATTTTATCTATTTTTGTATTCAAAAAAGATAGGTTTGAAAACATAGGAAAGAAGAGTTATAAGGTGGGTGTGGCAATTCTTACCGCAATAACTCTACTATGGGTATTAGAGGTATTAGGAGTGGATATTATTGGAAAGATTATGCATTAGTAAAATAAGAAGAAAATTTACAGATAATTCCTCTTTTTAAATGTGCTTTAGTTTTTTACCCTTTAAGGATTCATCTAACTGAGGATTAGTTCAAAAATTATTTAGCCTTTTTCTTAAGAGAAATTTTACCGTTTGTAAGCAAATATCTTAAAATTTGTCTTCCTTCTCTTAAAGTTATCCCCAGTTCTTTACAAATTGTGGGAAAATCTTTTCTTCCATCAATTTTGTTGTAGAATGCGATATTTTTATCTCCAAAAATTGGTGTATTTACCGCAAAATAACCAGTTTCTTTCAAGGGTATAACATTATCTTCTTCTTTTAGAACGTCTTCTGTTTCGGGCTCAAAAGTAATAAGTCCTTTATCAAATAGTTGAAGAAGTGTTTCAATGGTTTTCATTTCCCCAAATGGAGAGTTAGTTAGAAGTGCAAGTAAAGTTGTAGGTTCTCTTATTAAAGAAAGTAACTTCCACTCCTCAGGGTTCATCTTCACTTCTTCTCCACTTATTTCACCAATATCAAACACCACATCATAACTTGGAAATTTTTTGCGGATTTCTTCCCACCTACTTGCGATGTTATCAATGTCATTTGTCAATGTTTGTAATGTTTTTGCAACATTGCTTTCTTTTACATCAGTAGTCATTATAAACTCAAACTTACCAGATGTAAGTCCACAGGCTTTTTGAAAAGAAGAAACAGGGTCTTTATCTCCTTCTGCATTAATAATGTTGCCATCTTTAAAATAAAGGAATATGTGAATAGAATCAGAAAAGATTTCAAGTTTCCCAGTTCCTTTCATAGAGGAAATAAGATTTAAAATTCCTTTTAAATTAAGTTCACTTAAA containing:
- a CDS encoding DUF4388 domain-containing protein translates to MALTGDLSELNLKGILNLISSMKGTGKLEIFSDSIHIFLYFKDGNIINAEGDKDPVSSFQKACGLTSGKFEFIMTTDVKESNVAKTLQTLTNDIDNIASRWEEIRKKFPSYDVVFDIGEISGEEVKMNPEEWKLLSLIREPTTLLALLTNSPFGEMKTIETLLQLFDKGLITFEPETEDVLKEEDNVIPLKETGYFAVNTPIFGDKNIAFYNKIDGRKDFPTICKELGITLREGRQILRYLLTNGKISLKKKAK